The Colletotrichum higginsianum IMI 349063 chromosome 2, whole genome shotgun sequence genome has a segment encoding these proteins:
- a CDS encoding ATP-binding cassette sub-family g member 2, giving the protein MSRQTFGLNPDNLPQDPFYPQENPRGPSFLDTAGCLCALQATPAGGAPEPAWHCVGDQSVGVYTVRNGRWFKTLNGVGNADGPVYDDSNPPDTENPMRWLSGALRDSPGDAGLSVEDSACSGTNNTRYSTSFYEAAEQINAGQYPLSGAPCLRVGAVPIEIQPLQSENNTVNSLPQYCPPLGNCQQARLAGFTCTFEGKNIGMGPFEPVICQAGQYCPTEENGKVSRVCPAGSYCQPGAATPTPCLTGSRCPEGSSYELFLIPIIILIIVDVLLVMGMIVYKVRRRFQDRQANKAAAAPARPPLAHRGMSSVRAQVTGYRAISDDTDREMLPTSATYTPRRTDSYGGGFLAALDLGNSQSSVNARPTSEQLNPQLMAFVSSMRKATDVTNFGLSFSYADLSFQPKKSSKKILQNVTGSIDRGTLTAVMGGSGAGKSTFVNVLMGKTKNTGGTVAVNSSPDKLKRYKKVIGYVPQDDIVLPELTVYENIVHCAKIRLPQTWSRADIESHVESVIDCLELSHVRNSLVGSVARPVISGGQRKRVSIGMELAAAPMAIFLDEPTSGLDATAASSMMSTLKAVARLGITVIVIIHQPRTEIFDLFDNLILLGNGQTIYEGPQRQAQDYFEGMGFGFPAHSNHGDVVTDIITGNGRDYKRIGDISTDSLIANWSSHRLATANKERPASSIMSNTGMYAAIKHRGAPLWKQTWLCLRRAMLQQWRTKAAFLAEMGLAALAGFLLGLAEHSKKGILFVGTFNEPYSILSTAVDFKSAPELALLVAIAIGLVAGAPGVKSFSEELLMQRREAEAGHSRLAYFLAKVLAVLPRMLFACLHFTTLLFLLTVPIINWGLAFLVNFLYFYCIYGLASIISMVVRREDAPLFATMISLIVAILSGAAPPLAQVKDWHMEWLWRASPGTWLAEIYFGQLISPFGYLYNVESAARGSGFHLDWVWRNMGVLLGIGSVYRVVAFFAMLFGHRRRR; this is encoded by the exons ATGAGCCGTCAAACCTTTGGTCTCAACCCCGACAACTTGCCTCAAGACCCGTTCTACCCGCAGGAAAACCCTCGAGGGCCCAGTTTCCTCGACACGGCCGGATGTCTCTGCGCGCTCCAGGCCACACCGGCGGGCGGCGCTCCAGAACCGGCCTGGCACTGCGTTGGAGACCAGAGCGTCGGCGTGTACACGGTCCGGAACGGGAGATGGTTCAAGACGCTGAACGGAGTCGGCAATGCCGACGGGCCCGTGTACGACGATTCGAACCCGCCAGACACCGAAAATCCGATGAGATGGCTGTCCGGCGCCTTGCGGGACTCGCCGGGCGACGCCGGGCTCTCCGTGGAGGACAGCGCTTGCTCCGGCACGAACAACACGAGGTATTCGACGTCGTTCTACGAGGCCGCGGAGCAGATCAACGCCGGCCAGTACCCACTGAGTGGCGCTCCGTGTCTTCGAGTGGGCGCCGTGCCGATAGAGATCCAGCCTTTGCAGA GCGAGAACAACACGGTCAACTCGCTGCCCCAATACTGTCCGCCGCTGGGTAACTGTCAACAAGCTAGACTGGCCGGGTTCACGTGCACTTTTGAGGGCAAAAACATCGGCATGGGCCCCTTCGAACCGGTAATCTGTCAAGCCGGTCAATACTGCCCGACCGAGGAGAACGGAAAGGTCTCTCGCGTATGCCCGGCCGGCTCGTACTGCCAGCCCGGAGCGGCGACTCCGACGCCGTGCTTGACCGGCAGCCGGTGCCCGGAAGGCTCCTCCTACGAACTCTTCCTCATCCCCATTATCATCCTGatcatcgtcgacgtcctGTTGGTCATGGGCATGATCGTCTACAAGGTCCGCCGGCGCTTCCAGGACCGGCAGGCCaacaaggcggcggcggcgcccgcgAGGCCGCCCCTGGCGCACCGCGGCATGAGCAGCGTCAGGGCCCAGGTCACCGGCTATCGCGCCATCTCGGACGACACCGACCGGGAGATGCTCCCCACGAGCGCGACTTACACCCCGAGACGCACCGACTCGTACGGCGGCGGGTTcctggccgccctcgacctcggaaACTCCCAGTCCTCGGTCAACGCGCGGCCGACGAGCGAGCAGCTCAACCCGCAGCTCATGGCCTTCGTCTCGTCGATGCGCAAGGCGACGGACGTCACCAACTTTGGCCTGTCCTTCAGCTACGCCGACCTCAGCTTCCAGCCCAAGAAGAGCTCCAAGAAGATTCTCCAGAACGTGACGGGCTCCATCGACCGCGGGACCCTCACGGCCGTCATGGGCGGGTCCGGGGCCGGGAAGTCGACCTTCGTCAACGTGCTCATGGGCAAGACGAAGAACACGGGgggcaccgtcgccgtcaacagcAGCCCGGACAAGCTGAAGCGGTACAAAAAGGTCATCGGCTACGTGCCCCAGGACGACATCGTCCTGCCCGAGCTCACCGTCTACGAGAACATTGTCCACTGCGCCAAGATCCGGCTGCCCCAGACCTGGTCGAGGGCCGACATCGAGTCCCACGTCGAGTCGGTCATCGACTGCCTGGAGCTGTCCCACGTGCGCAACTCGCTGGTCGGCTCGGTCGCTAGGCCCGTCATCAGCGGCGGCCAGCGCAAGCGCGTGAGCATCGGCATGGAGCTCGCGGCCGCCCCGATGGCCATCTTCCTTGACGAGCCGACcagcggcctcgacgccaccGCGGCGTCGTCCATGATGAGCACGCTGAAGGCCGTCGCCCGCCTGGGCatcaccgtcatcgtcatcatccaccaGCCGCGCACCGAGATCTTCGACCTCTTCGACAACCTCATCCTCCTGGGCAACGGCCAGACCATCTACGAGGGGCCCCAGCGCCAGGCCCAGGACTACTTTGAGGGCATGGGCTTCGGCTTCCCGGCGCACAGCAAccacggcgacgtcgtcacGGACATCATCACGGGCAACGGCCGCGACTACAAGCGGATCGGCGACATCTCCACCGACTCCCTCATCGCCAACTGGTCGAGCCACCGCCTGGCCACGGCGAACAAGGAGCGCCCGGCCTCGTCCATCATGAGCAACACGGGCATGTACGCCGCCATCAAGCACCGCGGCGCGCCGCTATGGAAACAGACGTGGCTCTGCCTGCGCCGGGCCATGCTCCAGCAGTGGCGCACCAAGGCCGCCTTcctggccgagatggggctggccgccctcgccggcttcctcctcggcctggccgagcactccaagaagggcatcctcttcgtcggcaCCTTCAACGAGCCCTACTCCATCCTCTCGACGGCCGTCGATTTCAAATCCGCCCCCGAGCTggcgctcctcgtcgccatcgccatcggcctcgtcgcgggCGCCCCCGGTGTCAAGTCCTTCTCCGAGGAGCTGCTCATGCAGCGGagggaggccgaggccgggcaCTCCCGCCTGGCGTACTTCCTCGCCAAGGTGCTCGCCGTGTTGCCGCGGATGCTGTTCGCCTGCCTGCACTTCACGACGCTGCTCTTCCTCCTGACGGTGCCCATCATCAACTGGGGCCTCGCGTTCCTCGTCAACTTCCTCTACTTCTACTGCATCTACGGCCTGGCGAGCATCATCAGCATGGTCGTCCGCCGGGAGGACGCCCCGCTGTTCGCGACCATGATCagcctcatcgtcgccatcctgTCCGGTGCCGCCCCCCCGCTGGCCCAGGTCAAGGACTGGCACATGGAGTGGCTCTGGCGTGCTTCGCCGGGCACCTGGCTCGCCGAGATCTACTTTGGCCAGCTCATCTCGCCCTTTGGGTATCTTTACAACGTCGAATCGGCTGCACGGGGCTCTGGCTTCCACTTGGACTGGGTATGGCGCAACATGGGCGTTTTGTTGGGTATCGGTAGTGTTTATAGAGTGGTGGCTTTCTTCGCGATGCTCTTcgggcatcgtcggcggaggTAG
- a CDS encoding Serine threonine-protein kinase produces the protein MAPRSSGADNQSAQAPKLTPYHHRSKTNAPKYVTFYHITDEAELWFGQSSKNKRELTLDEYRDELERVPDEEIYPKIPTDIELTIAPENIDCPVYIKRPGLNCYETMKGTPFVPKAVLDETLILEKIFKTQHLNIVEYYGCQTKRGRITCIVLKQYDYTLSQYIHQPAFQHLDKARFLEALDSAVAFIHSLGLAHNDTNPDNITIGEDGLLVLLDFGSCAPYGHKLQSLVTRGWYEKLFFTSEKEHDDFATD, from the exons ATGGCACCCCGTTCATCTGGAGCAGACAATCAAAGCGCCCAGGCACCAAAGTTAAC ACCCTACCATCATCGAAGCAAGACGAATGCGCCCAAATATGTCACTTTCTACCACATCACAGACGAAGCCGAGTTGTGGTTTGGCCAGAGCTCCAAGAACAAGAGGGAGCTGACTCTGGACGAGTACCGCGACGAGCTGGAACGAGTCCCTGACGAGGAAATATACCCCAAGATCCCGACAGACATCGAGCTCACCATTGCGCCGGAGAACATTGACTGCCCAGTGTACATCAAGCGTCCCGGCCTCAACTGCTACGAAACCATGAAGGGCACGCCGTTCGTACCGAAAGCCGTCCTTGATGAGACTTTGATACTGGAAAAGATATTCAAGACCCAGCACCTGAACATTGTCGAGTACTACGGCTGTCAGACGAAGCGTGGCCGCATCACCTGCATCGTCCTGAAGCAGTACGATTACACGCTCTCTCAATACATCCATCAGCCAGCTTTTCAGCACCTAGACAAGGCAAGATTTTTGGAAGCTCTGGACTCGGCAGTGGCATTCATTCACTCGCTGGGCCTCGCACACAACGATACCAACCCAGACAACATCACGATCGGAGAGGACGGGCTACTTGTTCTTCTAGACTTCGGCTCATGCGCGCCGTATGGACACAAGCTTCAGTCGTTGGTTACCAGAGGATGGTACGAAAAGCTGTTTTTCACATCCGAGAAGGAACACGATGATTTCGCTACGGACTAG
- a CDS encoding Amidase, with translation MQRATAWFAIAASLHASGVSSNAGSHAWHGNSSSTIPSVFPLLENVDSADLFPMSLCGTFPLEEATIDQMQAAMEAGTLTSQQLVGCYLERTYQTQEYIHSVLQINPDVFQIAAKRDAERKAGKVRGPLHGIPFTVKDNIATKDNMETTAGSFALLGSVVPRDAHVVARLRDAGAVLFGKAALSEWADMRSNNYSEGFSARGGQCRSPYNFTLNPGGSSTGSAVGVAANAIAFSLGTETDGSVINPAERNAIVGFKPTVGLTSRAGVIPESEHQDSVGTFGRTVRDAVYAFDAIYGMDPRDNYTLPQEGRTPEGGFAQFLSTKEILKGATFGLPWNSFWVYADDEQKEILGQVLKLMTAAGATIINNTEITDYERIVSPDGWDWDYGTTRGYANESEYTVVKVDFYNNINAYLSELENTDIKTLQDIIAFNYDNDGTEGGNPWPLGTAAFYSGQDGFLASLESKGIKDETYTQAVEFTQKSTRNGIDDALTSVNGTRLAGLLVPPDVGQTYQIAAQAGYPMITLPVSVRSTDGMGFGLAIMQTAYAEDELVKWGSAIEDLQLTTEGNPYKRTLPKWHEYLTRNVPVF, from the exons ATGCAGCGAGCCACAGCCTGGTTTGCTATTGCGGCAAGCCTTCACGCCTCAGGGGTCAGCTCCAACGCTGGTTCCCACGCGTGGCATGGCAACTCCTCGTCAACGATTCCGTCAGTGTTCCCGCTGCTGGAAAACGTTGATTCTGCGGATCTTTTCCCAATGTCATTGTGTGGGACCTTTCCGTTGGAGGAGGCCACCATTGACCAAATGCAGGCTGCCATGGAGGCGGGAACCCTGACTTCGCAGCAGTTGGTTGGTTGCTACCTTGAGCGGACGTACCAGACGCAAGAGTACATACA CTCTGTTCTGCAAATCAACCCTGACGTCTTTCAAATTGCTGCAAAGAGGGACGCAGAGCGCAAGGCCGGAAAGGTCCGCGGTCCTCTCCATGGGATCCCGTTCACGGTCAAGGACAACATCGCGACGAAGGACAACATGGAGACCACTGCCGGGAGCTTCGCCCTCCTGGGCAGCGTCGTCCCCCGCGACGCTCACGTGGTCGCCCGCCTCCGGGACGCGGGCGCGGTCCTCTTCGGCAAAGCGGCGCTGAGCGAGTGGGCCGACATGCGCAGCAACAACTATTCCGAGGGCTTCTCCGCGCGGGGCGGCCAGTGTAGGAGTCCGTACAACTTCACCCTTAACCCGGGTGGAAGCAGCACAGGCAGCGCTGTTGGTGTTGCTGCCAACGCCATCGCCTTCTCGCTGGGCACGGAGACTGATGGCAGTGTCATCAACCCCGCAGAGCGCAACGCCATTGTGGGATTCAAGCCTACTGTTGGCCTAACCTCTCGAGCCGG CGTCATCCCGGAGAGCGAACATCAAGATTCCGTGGGAACGTTTGGTCGCACGGTCAGAGATGCGGTATACGCTTTCGATGCCATATATGGGATGGACCCACGAGACAACTACACCTTGCCTCAAGAGGGACGCACTCCCGAGGGCGGGTTCGCGCAGTTCCTCTCGACAAAGGAAATCTTGAAAGGAGCCACTTTCGGTCTGCCCTGGAACAGCTTCTGGGTTTACGCGGATGATGAGCAAAAGGAGATTCTGGGACAAGTCCTCAAGCTCATGACGGCCGCGGGGGCGACCATTATCAACAACACCGAGATCACCGACTATGAAAGGATCGTCAGCCCCGACggctgggactgggactACGGCACGACAAGGGGATACGCGAACGAGTCCGAGTACACGGTTGTCAAGGTCGACTTCtacaacaacatcaacgcCTATCTCTCGGAGCTGGAGAACACCGACATCAAAACCCTCCAAGACATCATAGCATTCAACTACGACAACGACGGGACCGAAGGCGGCAACCCGTGGCccctcggcaccgccgcATTCTACTCGGGCCAGGATGGGTTTCTCGCCTCGCTCGAGTCGAAAGGGATCAAAGACGAGACCTATACCCAAGCAGTCGAGTTCACGCAAAAGTCAACGCGGAACGGCATCGACGATGCCCTCACCTCGGTCAACGGCACAAGACTGGCGGGGCTCCTGGTGCCCCCGGATGTCGGCCAAACGTACCAGATCGCCGCGCAGGCGGGCTATCCCATGATCACGCTGCCCGTCAGTGTCCGGTCGACCGACGGGATGGGTTTCGGTCTCGCCATCATGCAGACTGCGTACGCGGAAGACGAGCTGGTGAAGTGGGGGAGTGCGATTGAGGACCTGCAGCTGACGACGGAAGGGAACCCTTACAAGAGGACTTTGCCGAAATGGCACGAGTACCTGACGAGGAACGTGCCGGTGTTTTAG
- a CDS encoding Carbonyl reductase encodes MTYSRVGVVTGANKGIGYAIVRQLALQYPKSHLNNGSFLIYLTARDKSRGEQAVKNIQGDADLKQAKALSAHGGATEIKYHQLDISDTDSISDLSSFLKKEHPDGVDFVVNNAGIAMQGFDSNVVKNTLACNYYGTLEATRAWIPVLKPDGRIVNVASVSGALSQYSPEIKKRFLDAQSVADVTKLMEEFTAAVEKGTHEKDGWPSAAYAVSKAGEIGMTRAIARELQDKGSKLLVNSCHPGYVVTDMTRGGGTKTPDEGAQTPVHLAIADIGGKTGEYWSDEKVAKW; translated from the exons ATGACATACTCGCGAGTCGGTGTGGTGACGGGCGCCAACAAAGGCATCGGATACGCGATCG TCCGCCAGCTTGCGCTGCAATACCCCAAATCTCACCTGAACAACGGATCATTCCTCATCTACCTGACGGCTAGAGATAAGTCTCGAGGCGAGCAGGCGGTCAAGAACATTCAAGGCGATGCGGACCTCAAGCAGGCCAAGGCCCTGTCCGCACACGGCGGCGCTACCGAGATCAAGTACCACCAGCTTGATATTTCAGACACCGACAGCATTTCGGACCTCTCCTCGTTCCTGAAGAAGGAACACCCCGATGGCGTCGACTTTGTTGTCAACAATGCCGGCATCGCGATGCAAGGATTTG ACTCGAACGTGGTGAAGAACACCCTGGCGTGCAACTACTACGGCACCCTCGAAGCGACGAGAGCCTGGATACCCGTTCTCAAGCCCGACGGCCGCATCGTCAACGTCGCATCGGTGTCCGGGGCGCTGAGCCAGTACTCGCCCGAGATCAAGAAGCGCTTCCTCGACGCGCAGTCGGTCGCCGACGTCACCAAGCTCATGGAGGAGTTCACCGCCGCGGTGGAGAAGGGCACGCACGAGAAGGACGGATGGCCGAGCGCGGCGTACGCCGTctccaaggccggcgagatCGGTATGACGAGGGCGATCGCCAGGGAGTTGCAGGACAAGGGAAGCAAGTTGCTGGTCAACTCGTGTCATCCGGGCTATGTCGTGACTGATATGACTCGCGGAGGGGGGACCAAGACCCCGGACGAAGGTGCGCAGACTCCTGTCCATCTGGCGATTGCGGACATTGGCGGGAAGACGGGAGAGTATTGGTCTGATGAGAAGGTTGCGAAGTGGTAA